One window from the genome of Pirellulales bacterium encodes:
- a CDS encoding ORF6N domain-containing protein: MAKELLVPAERIEHAILSIRGQKVLLDSDLAELYGVETFNLNKAVKRNIDRFPADFMSNSVRGRPTL, encoded by the coding sequence GTGGCGAAAGAGCTTTTAGTTCCGGCGGAACGCATCGAGCACGCGATTCTATCCATACGTGGCCAGAAGGTGCTGCTCGATAGCGACCTGGCCGAACTCTACGGCGTCGAGACCTTCAACTTGAACAAGGCGGTCAAACGCAACATCGACCGATTCCCGGCTGACTTTATGTCCAACTCAGTGCGGGGGAGGCCGACTCTTTGA
- a CDS encoding sugar phosphate isomerase/epimerase — protein MTRLSRRRLLSITAGGAAAATLGWPRRARAAAQPGFVLGMQSYSLRSFPVDKALDDIQELGLHTVEFFNAHLAINSTQQQIDAMKQKLAKHEIKLLAHGVNGFGKDHEANRRVFEFAKKAGIRNISADPSPDAFDSLDKLVEEFDVRIAIHNHGPGARYDKVDDVLKAVQGRHKLIGACADLGHYIRSGEDPVEVIRKLQGRLYGIHLKDFDQPKGNAKGVILGKGQLDVVAVFKALKKVEFPADGALSIEYEEHADNPMPDLRECVAIARDAEQKANA, from the coding sequence ATGACACGCCTTTCTCGTCGACGCCTCTTAAGCATCACCGCCGGCGGCGCGGCCGCGGCCACACTCGGCTGGCCACGCCGGGCACGCGCCGCCGCGCAGCCCGGCTTTGTGCTGGGCATGCAAAGCTACTCGCTCCGCAGTTTTCCCGTCGATAAGGCGCTCGACGATATTCAAGAACTCGGATTGCACACCGTCGAGTTTTTCAACGCGCACCTCGCGATCAACAGCACGCAGCAGCAGATCGACGCGATGAAGCAGAAGCTGGCGAAGCACGAAATCAAGCTGCTGGCCCACGGCGTGAACGGGTTCGGCAAAGATCACGAAGCGAACCGCCGCGTCTTCGAGTTCGCCAAGAAGGCCGGCATCCGCAACATTTCGGCCGACCCCTCGCCCGACGCGTTCGACAGCCTCGACAAGCTGGTCGAAGAGTTCGACGTCCGCATCGCCATTCACAACCACGGCCCCGGCGCCCGATACGACAAAGTCGACGACGTGCTCAAGGCCGTGCAAGGGCGGCACAAGCTGATCGGCGCCTGCGCCGACCTGGGCCACTACATCCGTTCGGGCGAAGACCCCGTCGAGGTGATCCGCAAACTGCAAGGCCGGCTGTACGGCATTCACCTGAAGGATTTCGACCAGCCCAAGGGCAACGCCAAGGGAGTCATCCTGGGCAAAGGCCAGCTCGACGTGGTCGCGGTCTTCAAGGCGTTGAAGAAGGTCGAGTTCCCGGCCGACGGCGCGCTGTCGATCGAGTACGAGGAGCATGCCGATAACCCGATGCCCGATCTGCGTGAGTGCGTGGCCATCGCGCGAGACGCGGAGCAGAAGGCAAACGCGTAG
- a CDS encoding carbon-nitrogen hydrolase family protein: MKIAGVQMDVVFGHREANLAKIVERLRETAAAGARLTVFPECSLPGYCFDHLDEAREHAEPVPGPSTLRLAEVCRELSIYAVVGLLETDGPRLFNAAALVGPAGVVGGYRKIHLPYLGVDRFTTPGDRPFGIHAAGDVRVGMSICYDAAFPEAARVLALEGADVIALPTNWPPGAECTADFVINARALENNVYYMAVNRVGSERGFRFIGKSKICDPRGHVLAEAQHEQETVLYAEIDPALARQKHIVRVPGKHEIDRFADRRPAFYGKILEKEAAPAANPRATQRS; this comes from the coding sequence ATGAAAATCGCGGGCGTGCAAATGGACGTGGTGTTCGGCCATCGCGAGGCGAACCTCGCGAAGATCGTCGAACGGCTGCGAGAAACGGCCGCGGCCGGTGCGCGCCTGACCGTGTTTCCCGAATGTTCGCTGCCGGGCTATTGTTTTGACCATCTCGACGAGGCCCGCGAGCACGCCGAGCCGGTTCCCGGTCCCAGCACGTTGCGTCTGGCGGAAGTCTGCCGCGAGCTATCGATCTACGCGGTGGTTGGCCTGCTCGAAACGGACGGCCCGCGGTTGTTTAACGCGGCGGCGCTGGTCGGCCCGGCCGGCGTCGTCGGCGGCTATCGCAAGATCCACTTGCCCTACCTGGGCGTCGACCGCTTTACGACGCCGGGCGACCGGCCGTTTGGCATCCACGCCGCCGGCGATGTTCGCGTCGGCATGAGCATCTGCTACGACGCGGCATTTCCCGAAGCGGCCCGCGTGTTGGCCCTGGAAGGGGCCGACGTGATTGCGTTGCCCACCAATTGGCCGCCGGGGGCGGAGTGTACGGCGGACTTCGTCATCAACGCCCGCGCCCTGGAGAATAACGTCTACTACATGGCGGTGAACCGCGTGGGCAGCGAGCGCGGCTTCCGCTTCATCGGCAAGAGCAAGATTTGCGACCCGCGCGGCCACGTGTTGGCGGAGGCGCAACACGAGCAGGAGACGGTTCTGTACGCCGAGATCGATCCGGCCCTGGCCCGGCAGAAGCACATCGTGCGCGTGCCCGGCAAACACGAGATCGACCGCTTTGCCGACCGCCGCCCGGCGTTCTATGGAAAGATTCTGGAGAAAGAGGCGGCGCCAGCCGCCAATCCCCGTGCAACACAGAGGTCCTGA
- a CDS encoding SDR family oxidoreductase, whose protein sequence is MSNLSGKTALVTGASRGIGRATALALAEAGCDVAVNYRSAAAEAEDLAEQVGRLGRRALLLQADVANQAEVERMVAETTDRFGRLDIAVSNAAYSDREPFYEADMAGFRRTVDVTMWGAFYLLRAAARRMIEQGDGGSVVVISSPHAFVAVPRSMAYNMSKAAIDHMARTAAIELVEHRIRVNLIHPGWIDTPGERKFASEEQLAGAAEKLPWKRMGRPDEIARGVVFLCDPASDYITGSSLAIDGGITLPWWANRGSAVPE, encoded by the coding sequence TTGTCCAACCTTTCCGGCAAGACCGCGCTGGTGACCGGCGCCAGTCGAGGCATCGGCCGGGCAACCGCGCTGGCTTTGGCCGAAGCGGGCTGCGACGTGGCCGTGAACTACCGCTCGGCCGCCGCGGAAGCCGAGGATCTGGCCGAGCAAGTCGGCCGTCTCGGCCGCCGGGCTTTGTTGCTCCAAGCCGACGTGGCCAATCAGGCGGAAGTGGAGCGGATGGTGGCTGAGACGACCGACCGCTTCGGCCGGCTCGACATCGCCGTCTCGAATGCCGCCTATAGCGATCGCGAGCCGTTTTATGAGGCCGACATGGCCGGATTCCGCCGCACCGTCGATGTGACCATGTGGGGCGCGTTCTACCTGTTGCGCGCGGCGGCCCGGCGGATGATCGAGCAAGGCGACGGCGGGTCGGTCGTCGTCATCAGCTCGCCGCACGCCTTTGTGGCGGTGCCGCGGTCGATGGCGTACAATATGTCGAAGGCCGCCATCGACCACATGGCCCGCACGGCCGCCATCGAGCTGGTGGAGCACCGCATCCGCGTGAATCTGATCCACCCCGGCTGGATCGATACGCCGGGCGAGCGAAAGTTCGCCAGCGAAGAACAGTTGGCCGGAGCCGCGGAAAAGCTTCCCTGGAAGCGAATGGGCCGGCCCGACGAGATTGCCCGTGGCGTGGTCTTTCTGTGCGACCCGGCGAGCGATTACATCACCGGCTCGTCGCTGGCGATCGACGGCGGCATCACGCTGCCGTGGTGGGCCAACCGCGGCTCGGCCGTTCCCGAATAG
- a CDS encoding DUF1501 domain-containing protein, which yields MFDVLGKNFRLCDGLSRRTFVKVGALGVGGLTLPGLLRQRALARAAGAQVKDTAVILVWQAGGPSHIDMYDLKPQAPAEFRGEFQPIDTNVSGIQISEHLPLQSQIMDKLAVVRSGTHTNAGHGMGAQWMLTGYQPTLEVNDNIYPSCGSITARLRGSNAPGIPAYVTLPRNHAFTKAAYIGASYNPFSPDADPNSDSFQVRNLRLPGRIDEKRLHRRHDLLGSLDDMRRDLDTQGSIAGLDKFYADALDLVTSDKARQAFDIKQEDDQLRAEYGRNDLGQSCLLARRLVEAGVTFVSVQAGGGWDTHANNFNELKNRLLPTFDRAVAALVSDIDRRGLAKKVLVMAMGEFGRTPRINPGAGRDHWPGAMSVLYAGGGLRMGQVIGSTDSRAEYPTSRPCSPGCILATMYHVLGIDIHHTFYDAAERPLPVLNEGHAIEELI from the coding sequence ATGTTCGACGTGCTGGGAAAGAATTTCCGCCTTTGCGACGGGCTGTCGCGACGCACCTTCGTCAAGGTCGGCGCGCTGGGCGTCGGCGGCTTGACGCTGCCCGGTCTGCTGCGTCAGAGGGCCCTGGCGCGTGCCGCCGGTGCGCAGGTCAAAGACACCGCCGTCATCCTCGTCTGGCAGGCGGGCGGTCCCAGCCATATCGACATGTACGATCTTAAGCCGCAGGCGCCCGCCGAGTTCCGCGGCGAGTTTCAACCGATCGACACCAACGTGTCGGGCATCCAGATCAGCGAGCATCTGCCCCTGCAATCGCAGATCATGGACAAGCTGGCGGTTGTCCGTTCGGGCACGCACACCAACGCCGGGCACGGCATGGGCGCTCAATGGATGCTCACCGGCTACCAGCCGACGCTGGAAGTGAACGACAACATTTATCCTTCCTGCGGCTCGATCACGGCCAGGCTGCGCGGGTCGAACGCACCGGGCATACCGGCTTACGTCACGTTGCCGCGGAACCACGCCTTCACCAAAGCGGCGTATATCGGCGCTTCGTACAATCCGTTCTCGCCCGACGCCGATCCCAATTCCGACAGCTTCCAGGTGCGCAATCTCCGCTTACCGGGCCGCATCGACGAGAAGCGGCTGCACCGCCGGCACGACTTGTTGGGCAGCCTCGACGACATGCGTCGCGACCTCGACACGCAAGGTTCGATCGCCGGGCTGGACAAGTTTTACGCCGACGCCCTGGATCTGGTGACCAGCGACAAGGCCCGGCAGGCGTTCGACATCAAGCAAGAAGACGACCAGCTCCGCGCAGAATACGGCCGCAACGACCTGGGGCAAAGCTGTCTCTTGGCCCGCCGATTAGTAGAGGCCGGGGTGACGTTCGTCTCGGTCCAGGCGGGCGGCGGCTGGGACACGCACGCCAACAACTTCAACGAGCTGAAGAACCGCTTGCTGCCCACGTTCGACCGGGCAGTGGCCGCGCTGGTGAGCGACATCGACCGCCGTGGCCTGGCGAAAAAAGTGCTGGTGATGGCGATGGGCGAGTTCGGCCGCACGCCGCGCATCAACCCCGGCGCCGGCCGCGACCACTGGCCCGGCGCCATGTCGGTGCTCTACGCGGGCGGCGGTTTGCGGATGGGCCAGGTCATCGGCTCGACGGATTCGCGCGCCGAGTATCCCACTTCGCGCCCCTGTTCGCCGGGCTGCATCCTGGCGACGATGTATCACGTGCTAGGCATCGACATCCACCACACGTTCTACGATGCCGCCGAGCGTCCCTTGCCGGTATTGAACGAAGGCCACGCGATCGAGGAGTTGATCTGA
- a CDS encoding DUF1549 domain-containing protein, with protein sequence MPGAIRADEPTLTVNPNKVVLEDSLARRQLLVSAAGGDVTHACAYEVANPAIARVDEAGYVVPLAPGETEIVVHHGQQQTKLPLTVVAYDSGRRIDFANDVVPVLSRYGCNAGGCHGKASGQNGFKLSLFGFDPQFDYDAIVRFARGRRVFPASPEQSLLLLKATGAAPHGGGQRLEPASEPYQLLLRWIEQGLPGSSPDAPVISKLFVEPAERVLRAGPAAATQVEEQQLAILAEYSDGSRRDVTRQAQYASNLDLVAAVDERGLVRCGTQTGEAAIMARYMGQVAVFRAQVPHGSIQTSAGDFAVANYIDRLVLAKWRQLGLAPSPRAGDSTFLRRATIDLCGRLPTVAETKAFLADASPNKREALIDRLLASPDYPAYFALRWGSILRNSQLAGADQAAYAFHGWIKSMIARNRPYDEFVRGVVAAAGEWQDAPAINWFWQMRDDQLHQPTADTAQVFLGIRLQCARCHHHPYERWGQDDYFGLAGFFTRLGRKSFGQPPPYFSAPNATTGERDPLTGKTPEPKFLAGPVAKLSPEQDPRHALVDWMAAPDNPFFARALVNRMWGHFLGRGLVDPVDDMRDTNPPSNPELLDALARDFIEHKLDVKRIIRTIVTSNVYQLDSLPTDANQQDRQNYARFYARRLIAEVLLDSLDQACGTHTRFDRVASTARAIDLPHEGFGSYFLDTFDRPRRVTGCECERTTGATLGQVLLLSNSDEVENKIASGDGVIARLLAEKKPPAEIIDELYLGALSRLPTEAERTKAAAFVVAEKDPRPALEDVLWTLLNSKEFVFNH encoded by the coding sequence GTGCCTGGCGCGATCCGCGCCGACGAGCCAACTCTCACGGTCAATCCGAACAAGGTGGTGCTCGAAGATTCTCTGGCCCGACGGCAATTGCTCGTAAGCGCGGCCGGCGGCGACGTCACCCATGCCTGCGCCTACGAAGTCGCCAATCCGGCCATCGCCCGCGTCGATGAAGCAGGCTATGTCGTTCCGCTGGCGCCGGGAGAGACTGAAATCGTCGTCCATCACGGCCAGCAACAGACCAAGCTGCCGCTGACGGTCGTCGCCTACGATTCCGGCCGGCGGATCGACTTTGCCAACGACGTTGTGCCGGTGCTTTCACGCTACGGTTGCAACGCCGGCGGATGCCACGGCAAAGCCAGCGGCCAGAACGGATTCAAGCTTTCGCTGTTTGGTTTCGACCCGCAGTTCGATTACGACGCCATCGTGCGTTTCGCCCGCGGCCGGCGTGTGTTTCCCGCCTCGCCCGAACAAAGCTTGCTGCTGCTGAAGGCCACGGGTGCGGCGCCGCACGGCGGCGGGCAGCGGCTGGAGCCGGCCAGCGAGCCCTATCAGTTGCTGCTGCGCTGGATCGAGCAGGGTCTGCCAGGCTCGTCGCCCGACGCGCCGGTGATCTCCAAGCTGTTCGTCGAGCCCGCCGAACGGGTGTTGCGCGCGGGCCCGGCGGCCGCTACGCAGGTCGAGGAGCAGCAGCTTGCCATTCTGGCCGAATACAGCGACGGCAGCCGGCGCGACGTGACGCGGCAGGCCCAGTACGCCAGCAATCTCGACCTGGTGGCGGCCGTCGATGAGCGTGGGCTTGTGCGGTGCGGCACGCAGACCGGCGAGGCGGCGATCATGGCCCGCTACATGGGCCAAGTGGCCGTGTTCCGCGCCCAGGTTCCCCACGGCAGCATTCAAACCAGCGCCGGCGACTTTGCCGTCGCGAACTATATCGACCGGCTGGTGCTGGCCAAGTGGCGGCAGCTTGGTCTGGCGCCTTCGCCGCGGGCCGGCGACTCCACGTTCTTGCGCCGCGCGACCATCGACCTCTGCGGCCGGCTGCCGACGGTGGCCGAGACCAAGGCGTTTCTGGCCGACGCCTCGCCGAACAAGCGCGAGGCACTCATCGACCGGCTGCTGGCGTCGCCCGACTACCCGGCCTACTTCGCCCTGCGTTGGGGTAGCATTCTGCGCAACTCGCAGCTCGCCGGCGCCGATCAGGCGGCCTACGCCTTTCACGGCTGGATCAAGTCGATGATCGCCCGCAACCGGCCCTACGACGAGTTCGTGCGCGGGGTGGTCGCGGCGGCCGGGGAGTGGCAAGACGCGCCGGCCATCAACTGGTTCTGGCAGATGCGCGACGACCAACTCCATCAGCCGACGGCCGACACCGCCCAGGTCTTTCTGGGCATCCGCCTGCAATGCGCCCGCTGCCACCATCACCCCTACGAACGTTGGGGGCAGGACGACTACTTCGGCCTGGCCGGCTTTTTCACACGGCTGGGCCGCAAGAGCTTCGGCCAGCCGCCGCCTTACTTTTCGGCGCCGAATGCGACGACGGGCGAACGCGACCCGCTGACCGGCAAAACGCCCGAGCCGAAGTTTCTGGCCGGGCCGGTGGCCAAGCTGTCGCCCGAACAAGATCCGCGGCACGCATTGGTCGATTGGATGGCGGCGCCGGACAACCCGTTTTTTGCCCGCGCCTTGGTGAACCGGATGTGGGGCCACTTCCTGGGCCGGGGACTGGTCGATCCGGTCGACGACATGCGCGACACGAATCCGCCCTCGAACCCGGAGTTGCTCGACGCCCTGGCACGCGACTTCATCGAGCACAAGCTCGACGTCAAGCGCATCATTCGCACGATCGTGACGAGCAACGTCTACCAGCTCGACTCGCTGCCCACCGATGCCAACCAGCAGGACCGGCAGAACTATGCCCGGTTTTATGCCCGGCGGCTGATCGCCGAAGTGCTGCTCGACAGTCTCGACCAGGCCTGCGGCACGCATACGCGGTTCGACCGGGTGGCCTCGACGGCCCGTGCCATCGACCTGCCGCACGAAGGGTTCGGCTCGTACTTTTTGGACACGTTCGACCGGCCGCGCCGCGTCACCGGTTGCGAGTGCGAGCGGACCACCGGAGCGACGCTGGGACAGGTGCTGTTGTTGTCGAATTCCGACGAGGTCGAAAACAAAATTGCTTCGGGCGACGGCGTGATCGCCCGGCTGCTGGCCGAGAAGAAGCCGCCGGCCGAGATCATCGACGAATTGTATTTGGGGGCCTTGTCGCGTTTGCCGACCGAGGCCGAGCGGACCAAGGCGGCGGCGTTTGTCGTCGCCGAAAAAGATCCGCGGCCCGCGTTGGAAGACGTGCTGTGGACGCTGCTGAATTCCAAGGAGTTTGTGTTCAATCATTGA
- a CDS encoding biopolymer transporter ExbD, with protein MKIRKSAASGNDKVEMQMTPMIDVVFQLLTFFVMSFKIASQEGDFNIKMPLAAAGPAQEVQDLPPIKLRLTANSDGRLSGILMGERRLGSFKDLNSAIMELVGTDTGPNSLASQTEVEIDADYDLHYEEVVRAITAISGHVDRSGHIVKLIEKLKFAPPKQGG; from the coding sequence ATGAAAATCCGCAAATCCGCCGCATCGGGCAACGACAAAGTCGAGATGCAGATGACGCCCATGATCGACGTCGTCTTCCAGTTGCTGACCTTCTTCGTGATGAGCTTCAAGATCGCCTCGCAGGAAGGCGACTTCAACATCAAGATGCCGCTGGCCGCCGCCGGTCCCGCGCAAGAGGTCCAGGACCTGCCGCCCATCAAGCTGCGGCTCACCGCCAACAGCGACGGGCGGCTCAGCGGCATCCTCATGGGCGAGCGCCGGCTGGGAAGTTTCAAAGATTTGAACTCCGCCATCATGGAGTTGGTCGGCACCGACACGGGGCCGAACTCGCTGGCCTCGCAGACCGAGGTCGAGATCGACGCCGATTACGACCTGCACTACGAGGAGGTCGTCAGGGCGATCACGGCCATTTCGGGCCACGTCGATCGCTCCGGGCACATCGTCAAGCTGATCGAGAAGCTCAAGTTCGCCCCGCCCAAGCAAGGCGGATGA
- a CDS encoding biopolymer transporter ExbD, which translates to MAKRKKFDISAEGDMTPMIDMTFQLIAFFMVLINFAEGDQDQRIKLPSSALAKPPDAPVEAPLILQLTAQGTVLMGGDRVPIADMTRILRTEVDIMRRQEKKPADASVIIRADRDTKTGLVQDLIKKCQEQGFEKFSLRAKQEALDP; encoded by the coding sequence ATGGCAAAACGAAAGAAATTCGACATCTCGGCGGAAGGCGACATGACGCCGATGATCGACATGACGTTTCAGTTGATCGCCTTTTTCATGGTGTTGATCAACTTTGCGGAAGGCGACCAGGACCAGCGGATCAAGTTGCCGTCGAGCGCGCTGGCCAAGCCGCCCGACGCGCCGGTCGAGGCGCCGCTGATCTTGCAGTTGACCGCGCAGGGCACGGTGTTGATGGGGGGCGACCGCGTGCCGATCGCCGACATGACGCGGATCCTGCGGACGGAGGTCGACATCATGCGACGGCAGGAGAAGAAGCCCGCCGACGCTTCGGTGATCATTCGCGCCGATCGGGACACGAAAACCGGCCTGGTGCAAGATCTGATCAAGAAATGTCAGGAGCAAGGCTTCGAGAAGTTCTCGTTGCGGGCCAAGCAAGAGGCCCTGGACCCGTAG
- a CDS encoding MotA/TolQ/ExbB proton channel family protein, whose amino-acid sequence MRSRKLTGWLATGICGLLLLGLFDYGFLSAFGPAAAQAQDEEAAPPADAGGAEPAAPRQSQLTFFYKALGPKYVIAFLALSFTFVALIVMNVLTLRRSSIVPMELVEAFEANLNEKKYQEAYDLAKNDDSFLGHVLAAGLGKLSAGYAQAIEAMQEVGEEETMKLEHRLGYIALIGTISPMVGLLGTVDGMVQAFQTIAQSTTQPKPSELAQGISMALITTLVGLWLAIPAIALFGIMRNRMARLTLEVGIVSEGLMGRFQKKS is encoded by the coding sequence ATGCGTTCCCGAAAATTGACCGGCTGGCTGGCGACAGGCATCTGCGGCCTGTTGCTGTTGGGCCTGTTTGACTACGGCTTTCTCAGCGCGTTCGGCCCCGCCGCGGCCCAAGCGCAAGACGAAGAGGCGGCGCCGCCGGCCGACGCAGGCGGTGCCGAACCCGCAGCGCCGCGCCAAAGCCAATTGACGTTCTTTTACAAGGCGCTGGGGCCGAAATATGTGATCGCGTTCCTGGCGCTGTCGTTCACCTTCGTGGCCTTGATCGTGATGAACGTGCTCACGCTGCGGCGGTCGAGCATCGTGCCGATGGAATTGGTCGAGGCCTTCGAGGCGAACTTGAATGAAAAGAAGTACCAGGAAGCCTATGACCTGGCCAAGAACGACGATTCGTTTCTGGGGCACGTCCTGGCCGCCGGGCTGGGCAAACTTTCGGCGGGATACGCTCAGGCGATCGAGGCCATGCAGGAGGTGGGCGAAGAAGAGACCATGAAGCTCGAACACCGGCTGGGCTACATCGCGCTGATCGGCACGATCAGCCCGATGGTCGGCCTGCTGGGCACGGTCGACGGCATGGTGCAGGCGTTCCAGACGATCGCCCAGAGCACCACGCAACCGAAGCCGTCGGAGCTGGCCCAGGGTATTTCCATGGCGCTCATCACCACGCTGGTCGGCCTGTGGCTGGCCATTCCGGCCATCGCCTTGTTCGGCATCATGCGCAACCGCATGGCCCGGCTGACGCTGGAAGTCGGCATTGTGAGCGAAGGCCTGATGGGCCGGTTCCAGAAGAAGAGTTGA
- a CDS encoding von Willebrand factor type A domain-containing protein, with product MIDAELAARLNAVDLPTGLLARLRSIPLADDADLDAALADVPLPAALTQRLSMVPSVRERWPALARQAAAAAMLCALSLGYALSVMAFVAWRFEERALAGDALRSTAWRWTEAGLDTFDSQVVHPDSGPAAMVESLAATTRLEEGGRAGIRCTINEPLALAAWTDVAFNPSAPVAFSVDELSRCAVERASVRLNREAGFDRFWRQTGLLPWLAVARQPAIEAPLATDDASYRLVRRELAEGRLPSAAVVRVEEFLAAIDYGLATGESQRPTIVAVAPSPFRRLPEEGAARRWLVMIAGVAPQSGSLDVRFNPERVKAYRLIGCAPASGETGHEHQASAEEFGGNTDVRTDRAAVVLLEIEPAERLSEESPWGGLPVPSEANDGLGRPPHGPMVFGEVSYRGPDPDEGTATVSIDEASFRGDFDSSPIAWRQAALVALSAESLAGSPFAEQTSLGEIAGLARQIEPRVSDRAGWREFIEMLVRAQTVRGSLLRAF from the coding sequence ATGATTGACGCCGAGTTGGCCGCCCGTCTGAACGCCGTGGACTTGCCCACCGGCTTGTTGGCTCGCCTGCGGTCGATTCCGCTGGCCGACGACGCCGATCTCGACGCGGCCTTGGCCGATGTGCCTCTGCCGGCCGCTTTAACGCAACGGTTGTCGATGGTGCCAAGCGTGCGCGAGCGTTGGCCGGCGCTGGCCAGGCAGGCGGCCGCGGCGGCCATGCTTTGCGCCCTCAGCCTGGGTTACGCCTTGTCGGTGATGGCCTTTGTGGCATGGCGATTCGAAGAGCGGGCACTGGCGGGCGATGCCTTGCGCTCGACGGCGTGGCGCTGGACCGAAGCCGGGTTGGACACGTTCGATAGTCAGGTTGTCCACCCGGACTCCGGGCCCGCGGCTATGGTGGAATCGCTTGCCGCAACGACGAGGCTCGAAGAAGGCGGCCGCGCCGGCATCAGGTGTACTATCAATGAGCCGCTCGCTCTGGCGGCCTGGACCGATGTGGCCTTTAATCCGTCTGCGCCCGTCGCGTTTTCGGTCGATGAGCTGAGCCGCTGCGCGGTCGAACGCGCCTCGGTGCGTCTGAATCGCGAAGCGGGCTTCGATCGTTTTTGGCGGCAAACGGGGCTGCTGCCCTGGCTCGCTGTGGCCCGCCAGCCGGCGATCGAGGCGCCGTTGGCGACCGACGATGCAAGCTATCGCCTTGTGCGGCGCGAGCTGGCAGAGGGGAGGCTTCCATCGGCGGCCGTCGTGCGCGTGGAAGAGTTTCTTGCCGCCATTGACTATGGTCTTGCCACGGGCGAATCGCAGCGGCCGACGATCGTGGCCGTGGCACCAAGCCCGTTTCGCCGGTTGCCGGAAGAGGGCGCCGCGCGCCGTTGGCTGGTGATGATTGCTGGCGTGGCTCCGCAATCCGGTTCGCTCGACGTTAGGTTCAATCCAGAACGGGTGAAGGCATATCGCCTCATCGGCTGCGCACCCGCTAGCGGTGAAACCGGCCACGAACACCAGGCTTCGGCAGAGGAATTTGGCGGAAACACCGACGTTCGAACCGATCGCGCCGCCGTGGTTTTGCTGGAGATCGAGCCTGCTGAAAGGCTGTCTGAAGAATCCCCGTGGGGCGGCCTACCCGTGCCGTCCGAGGCCAACGACGGCCTGGGAAGACCGCCACATGGCCCAATGGTTTTCGGCGAGGTGAGTTATCGCGGGCCTGACCCGGATGAAGGCACTGCCACCGTGTCGATCGACGAAGCCTCGTTTCGCGGCGACTTCGACTCGTCCCCCATCGCCTGGCGGCAAGCCGCCCTGGTCGCGCTCTCGGCGGAGTCGCTGGCCGGTTCACCCTTCGCCGAGCAGACTTCGTTGGGCGAAATCGCCGGGCTGGCTCGGCAAATCGAGCCGCGGGTGAGCGACCGCGCGGGGTGGCGAGAGTTTATCGAGATGCTGGTTCGGGCACAAACTGTCCGGGGTTCCTTGCTTCGCGCGTTTTGA
- a CDS encoding RNA polymerase sigma factor: MSLSLAEFNRLVSEHGPALYRLAYRLVGDRHEAEDVVQDTFRSAWNSRRSCRPGGSERAWLATILRRRVADRLRRRPWRSAGPIATADEPTVEYDNSCLEPFTDEMQHALDRLPSELRETLLLVVVGELTHQEAADVLDVPLGTVLSRVSRARQQLRQHWLAICHPGVRHD; the protein is encoded by the coding sequence GTGTCGCTCTCGCTTGCCGAATTCAACCGCTTGGTGTCCGAGCACGGACCGGCCCTGTACCGGTTGGCGTATCGGCTCGTGGGCGACCGTCATGAGGCCGAAGACGTGGTGCAAGATACGTTTCGCTCCGCATGGAACAGCCGCCGCAGTTGCCGGCCGGGAGGCAGCGAACGTGCCTGGCTGGCCACTATCTTGCGGCGACGAGTGGCTGACCGCCTTCGCCGCCGGCCGTGGAGGTCGGCGGGACCGATCGCGACCGCCGACGAACCGACGGTGGAATACGACAACTCATGCCTCGAACCGTTTACCGACGAAATGCAGCACGCTCTCGACCGCTTGCCCAGCGAACTACGCGAGACGCTGCTGCTGGTGGTGGTCGGAGAACTGACGCACCAAGAAGCGGCCGACGTGCTCGACGTGCCGCTGGGCACCGTTTTGTCGCGCGTCAGCCGTGCCCGACAACAGCTCCGGCAACATTGGTTGGCGATCTGCCATCCGGGGGTACGCCATGATTGA